From Lewinellaceae bacterium:
TTCCTTCCTGAAGTGACGCCTCCCCCTTTGACCCACGCAGGAAAAGAGGCGTCGCTTCCCGTTCCTGATTGAAGGCGACACCTTTTTCCATCAGGGGCTTACACGGAAGGCGTCGCCTTAGGCTAAAGTTAATAAACCGGCCAGGTTTCCAAAACCGCTTCCGGTTTATTAACTTTAACCAACAGAACGAAACGAAGAACAAAACTTAAAAGCATGCCCAGAAGTGTTTTGCTCCCCTTCCTTTTGGGATTGTCAACGGTATTGGTTTCCTGCGAGAAACAACAAAACCAACCCGCCCCTCTCTCCCTGCAGGCGGGCATGGTGATCCATTCCGATGCAATCATAAACCCCGGGATATACCACCTGCCGGGCACCGATAGCCTCGGCCGCCCCCTCGTCATCATCGAGGGCAACGGCATCACCGTCGATTTCAACGGCTCGGAAATGAGGGGCTCCACGGAGGAGCAACTGCCCAACCAATATTCCGGCCTGGCGGTACTGGTGCGCAACAGCAGGAATGTGACCATCCGCAACCTCAAAGCCAGGGGCTACAAAATAGCCCTGATGGCCGAAAACAGCGACAGCCTGCTCCTTGAACATTGTGACTTCAGCTACAATTTCCGGCAGCGCCTGCACAGCACCCGCGAACGGGAAGACCTCGCCGACTGGCTCAGCTACCACAATAATGAGGCCGATGAGTGGCTGCGCTATGGCGCCGCCGTTTACCTAAAGAAATGCAACCACGCCACCGTCCGCCACCTCACCGTTACCGGCGGGCAAAACGGGCTGATGCTTGCCGAATGCAACGACGGGCTGTTTTACAACAACACCATCCATTTCAATTCCGGCGTCGGCATCGGCCTCTACCGATCCGCTAAGAACAAAGTGATGCACAACCGGCTGGACTGGAACGTGCGCGGCTACAGCCATGGCTTCTACAGCCGGGGGCAGGACTCGGCGGGCATCCTCTGCTATGAGCAAAGCAGCAACAATACCTTCGCCTACAATTCCGCCACCCATTCCGGCGACGGCTTTTTCCTCTGGGCCGGGCAATCCACCATGGATACCGGCAAGGGCGGCTGCAACGACAACATCATCTTCGGCAACGACTTCTCTCATGCGCCTGCCAACGGCATCGAGGCGACCTTCAGCCGCAACATCCTGGCCAACAACCGCCTGGAAGACTGCAAGTACGGCGTCTGGGGAGGGTACAGCTACGGAACCCTCATCGCCGGCAATACCATTTGCGAGAACCAGTTTGGAGTGGCCATCGAGCACGGGCAGGACAACGCCATCGTCCGCAATTATTTTGCCGCCGACAGTATTGGGATTCAACTCTGGGAACGGGACCGGCAACCGGAGGACTGGGGCTTCTCTGAAATCAAAAACGTCTCCAGCCGCAACTACGAAATCCAGCACAATTACTTTGTGGATGTCAAGATACCGCTCCAAATCTCCGGCACCGACAAGGTGGCCATCAACGACGACAACCAGTTCTACAATTTTGAAAAACTGCTGCTTGCCGAAAAACCCAACCGCCAGTTTTACCTGGTAAAAAACGATGTGTGCCAGGCAGATCAATGGGGAGACGCCGCCGGTTATAAAAATAAAAACAGGATCAGCGAGCCTCCTCTGCCGGAAGAGCTGGCGGAATGGCCGGAACTGGCACGGGAACTGGCGCCGGTAGAGGCTTACGAGCCCCAGCCGCTGCCCGATGCAATGGATGCAATGCTGCCGGAAGGCCACGTCCGCGGCCGAAAATTCATCCTCGTCAACGAATGGGGCCCTTATGATTTTCTCCGCCCTTCCATCTGGCTGCGCGACATTAAAGACAGCCTGTACACCTTCCTCCTCCTGGGCCCTCAGGGCAACTGGCGCCTCAACGGCGGACAGGGGTTCACCAGCGTAAACCCCAAGACCGGCGCCTTTCCGGCCACGCTGACGGCAAAACGCGATTCGACGGGGGAAGAGTTGAAACTGGAGTTCGAATTCATTGGGGAAAAAGCCATCGGGCAGTTTGGCGAAAAAATGGAAAGAGGGGCCAGCGTCCCCTTCCGCTTTTACCGCTTCGAAAAAACGCTGGACTGGACGGTACGCTTCTACGAGTACAGTGAAAGCACCCACCCGCTCAGCAATTACGAGGCATTTCGCCAGTTGAAGGAGCGAAAGCCCGATGCCGAAGAGCAGGTGCAAGAGCTGGCCTACTCCTGGTGGGAAAGGCCCGCTCCGGGAGTCGACGCCGACCACTTTGCCACCTTCGCCTCCACCTCATTCGACATCATACCGGGAAAATACAAAGTGTCCGTCACCAGCGATGACGGCCTGCGCTTCTTCGTCGACGGGCAACTGGTCATCGGCCATTGGGATGTGCACGAGCCCGCCACCGACGAGGCTGTCCTCGAATTGTCCGGGCGCCATACTTTTGAGATCGAGCACTTTGATGCGGGGGGCTTCGCTGCTTTGTCTTTTTATATGGAAAGGGTGAAGTAGCGTAAAGCGTTGTAAGAAATGAGAGCCCGTCTGGCAGGTATCTTCCTTTAGCCTTTTTAAACGACTATCCCTCGGTATCCAATTACTCACTCCGACTATGCGTCTAACGTTGGACAGCGTTGATAGCCAATGGGTTGCCAAGCCTCGTGGCTACCTGTCTAACATTGGCCACACGGGTCGTTGTCCGTTGCCTGTTGTTCGTTGACCGTTGTTGCAACTTGCTGGCTGCCAAACGCATGGCTGCCCAACGCAACCGACAACCGACAACCGACAACCGACAACCGACAACTGGCCAACCTTAGAAGGGTAGCCAGCCTCGTCGAACCTCGAACGCCGAACAACCGAACGCTGAACTTGTCCAGCCTTAGACCAGTAGCCCTCACTCCTTCACCACCGGATACCATTCCGGAAATTGTTCATGCTGAAACTTCAGGTAATAAACCCCCGCCGGCAGCCCGTAAAGCGAAACCACTCCTTTAGTGAAGGCCCCGTAAGTTGCCAGCCGCCCGTAGCGCACTACCCGCCCGCTGCCATCCAAAATGCGAAGCGGAAGATAGGGAACATCTCCCGCGCCCCGGACCTCTATTCGCACATACCCCTCCGTCGGGTTGGGAAACAGCTTCACCTGACGGCCGAAGAAGCGGGTGTTTTCTG
This genomic window contains:
- a CDS encoding right-handed parallel beta-helix repeat-containing protein yields the protein MPRSVLLPFLLGLSTVLVSCEKQQNQPAPLSLQAGMVIHSDAIINPGIYHLPGTDSLGRPLVIIEGNGITVDFNGSEMRGSTEEQLPNQYSGLAVLVRNSRNVTIRNLKARGYKIALMAENSDSLLLEHCDFSYNFRQRLHSTREREDLADWLSYHNNEADEWLRYGAAVYLKKCNHATVRHLTVTGGQNGLMLAECNDGLFYNNTIHFNSGVGIGLYRSAKNKVMHNRLDWNVRGYSHGFYSRGQDSAGILCYEQSSNNTFAYNSATHSGDGFFLWAGQSTMDTGKGGCNDNIIFGNDFSHAPANGIEATFSRNILANNRLEDCKYGVWGGYSYGTLIAGNTICENQFGVAIEHGQDNAIVRNYFAADSIGIQLWERDRQPEDWGFSEIKNVSSRNYEIQHNYFVDVKIPLQISGTDKVAINDDNQFYNFEKLLLAEKPNRQFYLVKNDVCQADQWGDAAGYKNKNRISEPPLPEELAEWPELARELAPVEAYEPQPLPDAMDAMLPEGHVRGRKFILVNEWGPYDFLRPSIWLRDIKDSLYTFLLLGPQGNWRLNGGQGFTSVNPKTGAFPATLTAKRDSTGEELKLEFEFIGEKAIGQFGEKMERGASVPFRFYRFEKTLDWTVRFYEYSESTHPLSNYEAFRQLKERKPDAEEQVQELAYSWWERPAPGVDADHFATFASTSFDIIPGKYKVSVTSDDGLRFFVDGQLVIGHWDVHEPATDEAVLELSGRHTFEIEHFDAGGFAALSFYMERVK